From Aedes albopictus strain Foshan chromosome 1, AalbF5, whole genome shotgun sequence, one genomic window encodes:
- the LOC109402194 gene encoding paired box protein 6 homolog, whose protein sequence is CGQVWFSNRRAKWRREEKLRSQKRLINQVGSNGSQSGMASTICSPSATKIYNSEYDNPYAAAAAAAQPTSDCYSSISNSVGLMSGQPPRDNYQYLLSDSLHSLSMPYSFHHRLPCSSPSSVQPMDLNTHSAASAAAAAAAASAYSQSISMTDLSQMTPSSAAAAAAAGLPPPPRHLPIITSAITPNPGSASQEIESAGPGAGGGHYITRLE, encoded by the coding sequence TGTGGTCAGGTTTGGTTCTCCAATAGGCGTGCCAAGTGGCGCCGGGAAGAGAAGCTACGCTCGCAGAAGCGTCTGATCAATCAAGTGGGATCCAATGGGTCCCAGTCGGGAATGGCCTCAACGATATGCTCACCCTCGGCAACGAAGATCTACAACTCAGAGTACGACAATCCGTACGcagccgccgctgctgcagcacAGCCTACTTCGGATTGTTACAGCTCTATATCGAATTCGGTTGGCCTGATGTCGGGTCAGCCGCCCCGTGACAACTACCAATACCTTCTGTCCGATTCCTTGCACTCCCTCAGTATGCCTTATTCCTTTCACCACCGTTTGCCGTGCAGTTCGCCGTCGAGCGTTCAACCGATGGATCTCAACACTCATTCGGCCGCTTCGGCGGCTGCTGCAGCTGCTGCGGCGTCCGCGTACAGCCAGTCGATAAGCATGACCGATCTCTCGCAGATGACTCCGTCGagtgcggcggcggcggcggccgctGGCCTTCCGCCGCCACCACGCCATCTACCGATAATCACCAGTGCGATCACGCCGAATCCGGGCTCGGCCAGCCAGGAGATCGAATCGGCTGGACCCGGTGCAGGTGGTGGGCACTACATCACTCGGCTCGAATAG